From a single Fulvivirga ulvae genomic region:
- a CDS encoding DUF3667 domain-containing protein gives MICKNCSNNFEGAFCNRCGQSAGIRRFDFIYFVKETLFSSLDIEKGLFYTVKKLFIEPGVAIRDYLEGKRVSLYVPVKYLLLIGAIATFISMRFDLFLSERPGPVLQMLPVEKLAAFLSFAEEYATVINIIAVPVFALFSWLFFIESRHNYTENLVLNIYITAQQLVMLLLIFPLIALMPSTKEVVIAVYSAVTLIYNVWVYFSFFKVRKAVQFLKLILVLVCAYMLQFVLNYSTYLLVGDKLKGL, from the coding sequence ATGATTTGTAAGAATTGCAGCAATAATTTTGAAGGGGCATTTTGTAATAGGTGCGGGCAAAGTGCCGGTATAAGACGGTTTGATTTCATTTACTTTGTAAAAGAGACCCTCTTTTCATCTTTGGATATTGAAAAGGGACTTTTTTATACCGTCAAGAAACTCTTCATTGAGCCTGGTGTGGCAATAAGAGACTATTTGGAAGGTAAGCGCGTAAGCTTATACGTACCTGTAAAATACCTTTTACTCATCGGAGCGATCGCCACATTTATTTCCATGCGCTTTGATCTTTTTCTGAGTGAAAGGCCAGGTCCTGTATTGCAAATGCTGCCGGTTGAAAAGCTTGCAGCCTTTCTGTCCTTTGCAGAGGAATATGCCACTGTCATCAATATTATAGCTGTTCCGGTCTTTGCTCTATTCTCATGGCTTTTTTTTATAGAAAGCAGGCATAATTATACTGAAAACCTGGTATTGAATATTTACATCACGGCGCAGCAGCTTGTCATGCTGTTATTAATATTTCCACTAATTGCACTTATGCCCTCCACAAAAGAAGTAGTGATTGCAGTTTACAGCGCTGTTACCCTGATCTATAATGTTTGGGTTTATTTTTCTTTTTTCAAGGTAAGGAAAGCCGTTCAGTTTCTTAAACTGATACTGGTGCTGGTGTGCGCTTACATGTTACAGTTTGTATTAAACTACAGTACTTACTTGTTGGTAGGAGATAAGTTAAAGGGATTGTAG
- a CDS encoding pyridoxal phosphate-dependent decarboxylase family protein: MKKNKSLDYPLGEFSELLQKTGDIIIDRYHDLDAAKAYSGLTPKEVESWFNESVPENGMDARLLLNQVKEKVVDTATLNIGTNMYAYVMAGGTQVSVLAEMLVAAINQNVGKWHLAPVMSELEKRVVQWGGQFIGYDAKAGGVLVSGGSAANLTGLTVARNIMFEKDNIRKYGTFGLKPFTVYASDETHGCIDKSIELLGIGTDNFKKIKSLSDFTIDLQSLENQIGKDIQDGKRPFCIIGNAGTVNTGAIDPLDKLAAIANKYDMWFHVDGAYGGLAASIESLKEKFKGLDLANSVAIDFHKWLYQPFEAGCTLVKDWTDLNRTFYKRAAYLDTDSKTDNRFDFNEHHFQLSRSAKALKIWMSFKAYGSLAIKTCIHKDILLTKYLADQIKNSNNFALCNNPDLSVVCFRYLPGDKSLNQSMVDELNKRIIPELEADGRVFITGTTLNNRPVIRACLINHRLQKENVDFLMKVIREVGTKVTSKLTVIN, from the coding sequence ATGAAAAAAAATAAATCTCTGGATTATCCCCTCGGAGAATTCTCTGAATTACTGCAAAAAACCGGTGACATCATCATTGACCGGTACCATGATCTGGACGCAGCCAAAGCCTATAGCGGGCTTACTCCAAAGGAAGTAGAGTCATGGTTCAACGAGTCCGTTCCTGAAAATGGCATGGACGCAAGGCTTCTACTCAACCAGGTAAAGGAAAAGGTAGTGGACACTGCCACTTTAAATATTGGCACTAATATGTATGCTTATGTGATGGCAGGCGGCACACAGGTCTCAGTGCTTGCTGAAATGCTGGTAGCAGCTATTAACCAGAATGTAGGAAAGTGGCATCTCGCCCCGGTTATGAGTGAGCTCGAAAAACGAGTTGTTCAATGGGGAGGGCAATTTATCGGATACGATGCTAAAGCTGGTGGCGTACTTGTCAGTGGTGGCTCGGCTGCCAATCTAACCGGTCTTACCGTGGCCAGAAACATTATGTTCGAAAAGGATAATATCAGGAAATACGGCACGTTTGGTCTGAAGCCCTTCACGGTATATGCCTCAGATGAAACGCACGGTTGCATTGATAAAAGTATTGAACTTTTGGGTATCGGCACTGATAATTTTAAGAAGATAAAATCACTGAGTGATTTCACCATAGATCTACAGTCACTTGAAAATCAAATCGGTAAAGATATTCAGGACGGTAAAAGACCATTTTGCATTATTGGCAATGCCGGCACCGTCAATACCGGAGCGATTGACCCTCTGGATAAGCTGGCTGCCATTGCTAATAAATATGATATGTGGTTTCATGTGGATGGAGCTTACGGAGGTCTGGCAGCCTCTATTGAAAGCCTGAAGGAAAAATTCAAAGGGCTTGATTTAGCTAATTCCGTCGCCATTGATTTTCATAAATGGCTATATCAGCCTTTTGAGGCCGGATGCACCCTTGTAAAGGACTGGACCGATCTTAACAGAACTTTTTACAAGAGAGCGGCCTATCTGGACACTGACTCAAAAACTGACAACAGGTTTGACTTCAATGAGCATCACTTTCAACTTTCAAGAAGTGCCAAAGCACTAAAAATATGGATGAGTTTCAAAGCTTATGGGTCTCTTGCCATCAAAACCTGTATTCATAAGGATATCCTCCTTACCAAATATCTGGCCGATCAAATTAAAAATTCCAATAATTTTGCGCTTTGTAACAATCCCGATCTTTCGGTTGTCTGTTTTCGATATCTGCCGGGGGATAAAAGCTTAAATCAATCCATGGTAGACGAGCTTAACAAGAGGATTATACCTGAACTGGAAGCAGATGGCCGGGTTTTTATTACCGGAACCACACTCAATAATCGTCCGGTTATAAGGGCATGTCTTATCAATCACAGGCTACAAAAAGAGAATGTAGATTTTCTGATGAAGGTAATCAGGGAAGTGGGCACAAAAGTCACAAGCAAATTAACAGTAATAAACTAA
- a CDS encoding outer membrane protein assembly factor BamB family protein produces the protein MNLKATITFMLFVVSTICISQVKEKWNASLQGNIQWQQVTPAGHFLIGTSLALTSVNPETGKILWELQQFGGISQDGIQQVGSSPLISVNSNGDIYMIDPFSGELKFDSKKAGIAEILDDYVLYKTNGILIAGKDASNKPAMVFANLADGSIAWKLSDDYGRVVSVNELSANELLIVTLFNNYKVNARSGEVIWRNDVSEANKQLEKLGAFGGLMKQVATQQAEGMDFNVKFYKHPKMDVFYIGSEQKRESSMSSSSSTPTVSYQSVFYAYNMNDGARIWENPLEVDGRLSHLFFHDLGLLILPDDGSNTKINLYSHKTQEGAWGKKGKGVKVKGGIYDYIPVGNGLLLISRSGDKNYLTFLDTNLGILTFEKPVKIDGEVVRTEKINNGVFFVTTEEANVLNTSTGELLLDKSITTLPSLVDSKDDKFYIFDIKEDKLKILDKSSSSVSNLSGIERKFEGKESPTGLEVRSNGIFIHSEQNVALFDFSGNLKYQSYYEAPREPGLKRALLYAQAIRAAYIGASAYAASGVYQSAAPQIKQDDALAGAMVEGIGQVYGELGDAASDFAKKSFKQASARFKASTQARDFMVILSKREGNKNALLKVNKNTGQVDAYIDLGKEKTPNYAMDDVTGQVFYQTGSNTIAGYQLD, from the coding sequence ATGAATTTAAAGGCTACAATAACATTTATGCTGTTCGTTGTCAGTACGATCTGCATATCCCAGGTTAAAGAAAAATGGAACGCCTCACTACAGGGAAATATCCAATGGCAACAGGTAACTCCGGCAGGCCATTTTTTGATTGGAACCTCATTAGCCCTCACATCAGTGAACCCAGAAACCGGCAAAATACTGTGGGAGTTGCAGCAGTTTGGAGGTATCTCCCAGGATGGCATACAGCAGGTAGGATCTTCCCCACTGATTTCGGTTAACAGCAATGGTGATATCTACATGATCGATCCATTCTCAGGTGAGCTTAAATTTGACTCCAAAAAAGCGGGGATTGCTGAAATTCTGGATGATTATGTTCTTTATAAAACTAACGGGATTTTAATTGCCGGAAAAGATGCTTCCAATAAACCTGCCATGGTATTTGCCAACCTGGCTGATGGCTCAATAGCCTGGAAGTTGAGTGATGATTACGGCAGGGTAGTAAGTGTTAATGAGCTAAGTGCAAATGAACTACTCATTGTTACCTTATTCAATAATTATAAGGTTAACGCCAGGTCGGGAGAGGTCATCTGGAGGAATGATGTCTCCGAAGCGAATAAGCAATTGGAAAAACTAGGTGCTTTCGGAGGCCTGATGAAACAAGTAGCTACCCAACAGGCAGAGGGAATGGATTTTAATGTTAAGTTTTACAAGCATCCAAAGATGGACGTTTTTTATATCGGGTCTGAGCAAAAAAGGGAGTCTTCCATGAGTAGCTCGTCGTCAACTCCTACTGTATCCTACCAATCGGTATTCTATGCCTACAACATGAACGACGGGGCCCGCATTTGGGAAAATCCGCTGGAAGTTGACGGACGATTAAGTCACCTTTTCTTCCATGATCTGGGGCTTTTGATATTACCTGATGATGGCTCCAACACCAAGATCAACTTATATAGCCACAAAACTCAGGAAGGTGCCTGGGGCAAAAAGGGAAAAGGCGTCAAAGTGAAGGGAGGTATATATGATTATATTCCTGTTGGTAACGGTCTTTTACTTATCTCAAGAAGTGGAGATAAAAATTACCTGACATTTCTGGATACTAACCTGGGTATACTGACTTTTGAAAAGCCGGTAAAAATTGATGGAGAGGTAGTACGTACTGAAAAGATTAATAATGGTGTATTCTTTGTAACTACTGAGGAGGCTAATGTGCTTAATACCTCTACTGGTGAACTTTTACTTGACAAATCCATAACCACATTACCGTCGTTGGTGGATAGCAAAGATGATAAGTTCTATATTTTTGACATTAAGGAGGATAAGCTAAAAATACTGGACAAGTCCAGCAGCTCTGTCAGCAACTTATCAGGTATAGAGCGAAAATTCGAGGGCAAAGAGTCACCTACAGGACTGGAAGTTAGAAGTAACGGTATTTTTATTCACTCAGAGCAGAATGTTGCACTATTTGATTTTTCGGGAAATTTAAAATATCAAAGTTATTATGAAGCTCCCCGGGAACCCGGGCTGAAAAGAGCACTGCTTTATGCTCAGGCCATACGGGCTGCATATATCGGGGCCAGTGCATATGCAGCTTCCGGTGTTTATCAATCGGCTGCTCCTCAGATCAAACAGGACGATGCTTTGGCTGGTGCCATGGTTGAAGGTATAGGTCAGGTCTATGGTGAGTTGGGCGATGCTGCTTCTGATTTTGCTAAAAAATCCTTTAAGCAGGCCAGTGCACGTTTTAAGGCTTCTACACAGGCACGCGATTTTATGGTGATCTTATCGAAACGGGAAGGCAACAAAAATGCTTTGCTAAAAGTGAATAAAAACACGGGGCAGGTTGATGCATATATTGACCTCGGCAAGGAAAAAACACCTAACTATGCGATGGACGACGTTACAGGGCAGGTATTTTACCAGACTGGATCAAATACAATAGCAGGTTATCAATTAGACTAG
- a CDS encoding GNAT family N-acetyltransferase encodes MTNELIIRSAKPNDEDQIWNIISRVIKSGDTYAFDPDSSREEMMAYWMKKAKYTYVAEYKNEVAGTFFITDNQPGLGSHVANAGYMIHPGCRGIGLGRKLGQFSIKEAQRLGYAALQFNFVVKSNTIALNLWKSLGFQIVGEIPNAYRHQQLGLTNVYILHREL; translated from the coding sequence ATGACTAACGAATTAATTATCAGGTCTGCAAAACCAAATGACGAAGACCAGATATGGAATATTATAAGCCGGGTAATAAAATCCGGTGACACCTACGCGTTTGACCCTGACTCATCAAGAGAGGAGATGATGGCTTACTGGATGAAAAAGGCAAAATATACCTATGTGGCTGAATACAAAAATGAGGTTGCAGGCACTTTCTTTATTACTGACAACCAGCCCGGTTTAGGGTCGCATGTAGCCAATGCAGGATATATGATACATCCGGGCTGCAGAGGGATTGGGTTAGGAAGAAAATTGGGGCAATTCTCCATTAAAGAAGCGCAAAGACTTGGTTATGCCGCCCTGCAATTTAATTTTGTGGTAAAGTCCAACACTATTGCACTTAATCTTTGGAAAAGCCTTGGATTTCAAATTGTGGGAGAAATCCCAAATGCCTATCGTCATCAGCAATTAGGGCTAACCAATGTATATATTTTACATAGAGAACTTTAA